A single genomic interval of Vogesella indigofera harbors:
- the msbA gene encoding lipid A export permease/ATP-binding protein MsbA, whose protein sequence is MTTPSAVSSFALYKRVLGYLKPYWKVFMVSLLSMSIAAATEPAFARLMKPLIDGGFVNKDGSSLIWAPLAIVGLFLVRGLTSYINEYSTSWLTGHLVQTLREEMFAKLVRLPVNYYDDHPSGRLLSRIAFDVNLVTEAGFNVITVTVKDGITIIGLLGLLFYTDWQLTLICLAVLPVVSLCVRLVSKRLRGLSRQNQQNIAQLTQVLGETIDCHRVVKVYGGEGYEAQRFQCTAEAIRHNGVKQSATSSANTGVTQLFIACALAAILYFAALRAHSGSFTAGDFMSFLTAMLMLFAPVKRITSISQSLQKGLAAAESVFGFLDEQGEPDNGTRRLQGTRGELAFDNVQFSYPAAERPALQDIRFAVKPGETVALVGSSGSGKTTLVSLIPRFYEPSAGQIKLDGIPLTDIALASLRQHIALVSQDVVLFNDSVAANIAYGRIGEVSREQVVDAARAANALEFIEAMPQGFDTIIGENGVRLSGGQRQRLAIARALLKNAPILILDEATSALDTQSERLVQAALENLMQNRTTLVIAHRLSTIEHADRIVVMHQGRIAEVGNHVELIARDGLYANLHRLQFKEPAHD, encoded by the coding sequence ATGACAACTCCTTCTGCGGTCAGCAGTTTTGCGCTTTACAAGCGGGTGCTCGGCTACCTGAAGCCTTACTGGAAGGTGTTCATGGTGTCGCTGCTGTCGATGAGCATCGCCGCCGCCACCGAACCGGCGTTTGCCCGGCTGATGAAACCGCTGATCGACGGCGGCTTCGTCAACAAAGACGGCTCGTCGCTGATCTGGGCGCCGCTGGCCATTGTCGGCCTGTTCCTGGTGCGCGGGCTGACCAGCTATATCAACGAATACTCCACCAGCTGGCTGACCGGCCATCTGGTGCAGACGCTGCGCGAGGAGATGTTTGCCAAGCTGGTGCGTCTGCCGGTGAACTACTACGACGACCATCCGTCCGGCCGCCTGCTGTCGCGCATCGCCTTTGACGTCAATCTGGTGACCGAAGCCGGCTTCAACGTGATCACCGTCACCGTCAAGGACGGCATCACCATCATCGGCCTGCTCGGCCTGCTGTTTTATACCGATTGGCAACTGACGCTGATCTGCCTCGCGGTACTGCCGGTGGTGTCGCTGTGTGTGCGGCTGGTCAGCAAGCGTCTGCGCGGCCTGTCGCGGCAGAACCAGCAGAACATCGCGCAGCTGACCCAGGTGCTGGGCGAGACCATCGATTGCCATCGCGTGGTCAAGGTCTACGGCGGCGAAGGCTACGAGGCGCAGCGCTTCCAGTGCACGGCCGAGGCCATCCGCCACAACGGCGTCAAGCAAAGTGCCACCTCGTCGGCCAACACCGGCGTCACCCAGCTGTTCATCGCCTGCGCGCTGGCGGCCATCCTGTATTTCGCCGCGTTGCGTGCCCACAGCGGCAGCTTTACCGCCGGTGACTTCATGTCCTTCCTGACCGCGATGCTGATGCTGTTCGCACCGGTCAAGCGCATCACCAGCATTTCGCAGTCGCTGCAGAAAGGGTTGGCCGCCGCCGAGAGTGTGTTCGGTTTCCTTGACGAGCAGGGCGAGCCGGACAACGGCACCCGCCGCCTGCAGGGTACGCGTGGCGAGCTGGCGTTCGATAACGTGCAGTTCAGCTATCCCGCTGCCGAGCGTCCGGCGCTGCAGGACATCCGTTTTGCCGTCAAGCCGGGTGAAACGGTGGCGCTGGTTGGCTCCAGTGGCAGCGGCAAGACCACGCTGGTCAGCCTGATCCCACGCTTCTACGAGCCATCGGCGGGGCAGATTAAGCTGGATGGTATTCCGCTGACCGACATTGCTCTGGCCAGCCTGCGTCAGCACATCGCGCTGGTCAGCCAGGACGTGGTGCTGTTCAACGACAGCGTGGCGGCCAACATCGCCTATGGCCGCATCGGTGAAGTCAGTCGCGAACAGGTTGTCGACGCCGCCCGCGCCGCCAATGCGCTGGAGTTCATCGAGGCGATGCCGCAGGGCTTTGACACCATCATCGGTGAAAACGGTGTGCGCCTGTCCGGCGGCCAGCGCCAGCGGCTGGCGATTGCCCGTGCGCTGCTGAAAAACGCACCGATCCTGATTCTGGACGAGGCGACCAGCGCGCTGGATACCCAATCCGAGCGCCTGGTGCAGGCCGCGCTGGAGAACCTGATGCAGAACCGCACCACGCTGGTGATTGCCCACCGCCTGTCTACTATCGAGCACGCCGACCGTATCGTGGTCATGCACCAAGGGCGCATTGCCGAGGTTGGCAACCATGTCGAACTGATCGCTCGCGACGGGCTGTATGCCAACCTGCACCGCCTGCAGTTCAAGGAGCCAGCACATGACTAA
- the rfaQ gene encoding putative lipopolysaccharide heptosyltransferase III: protein MLKDAIDLSAVRRVLVIKLRHHGDVLLSSPVLSVLKTHAPHAEIDALVYHDTRDMLSGHPALSQLFTIDRQWKKLGLRGQLAAEWQLLAGLRASHYDLVIQLTEHKRGAWLSRMLRPRWAVAPGGNFGKFFANSFSHRYPVISGNRRHTVEIHLDALRRLGIYPAADERRLQLVAGEAAQQSVRQKLAEQGVSGRYLVIHPTSRWLFKTWPAARMAALIEQLRAQGETVVLSAAPDPAELALLADITGRLSRPVASLAGQLNLKELAALIDGARAFIGMDSVPMHIAAAMQTPCVALFGPSGDIEWGPWQVPHRVLTTSLPCRPCGKDGCGGGKRSECLELITEAQALAAFNSLMAEVGA from the coding sequence ATGCTCAAAGACGCTATCGATCTGTCCGCCGTGCGCCGCGTGCTTGTCATCAAGCTGCGCCACCACGGCGACGTGCTGTTGTCGTCACCGGTGCTGTCGGTGCTGAAGACGCACGCGCCGCATGCCGAGATCGACGCGCTGGTGTATCACGACACCCGCGACATGCTGTCCGGCCATCCGGCGCTGTCGCAGCTGTTCACTATCGACCGGCAGTGGAAGAAACTTGGCCTGCGTGGCCAGCTGGCCGCCGAGTGGCAGCTGCTGGCCGGGCTGAGGGCCAGTCACTACGATCTGGTGATCCAGCTGACCGAACACAAGCGCGGCGCCTGGCTGAGCCGCATGCTGCGGCCGCGCTGGGCGGTGGCGCCGGGCGGCAATTTCGGCAAGTTCTTCGCCAACAGTTTCAGTCATCGTTACCCGGTGATCAGTGGCAATCGCCGCCATACCGTCGAAATCCACCTTGATGCCTTGCGCCGTCTCGGCATCTATCCGGCCGCAGACGAGCGGCGGCTGCAGCTGGTGGCCGGCGAAGCGGCACAGCAGAGCGTGCGCCAGAAGCTGGCGGAGCAGGGTGTCAGCGGCCGTTATCTGGTCATCCATCCGACCTCGCGCTGGCTGTTCAAGACCTGGCCCGCCGCGCGCATGGCGGCGCTGATCGAGCAGTTGCGTGCACAGGGCGAAACGGTGGTGCTGTCGGCGGCACCGGACCCGGCCGAGCTGGCGCTGCTGGCCGACATCACCGGCCGGCTGTCCCGACCGGTCGCCTCGCTGGCCGGACAGCTGAACCTGAAGGAGCTGGCGGCGCTGATCGACGGTGCGCGGGCCTTCATCGGCATGGATTCGGTGCCGATGCACATCGCCGCGGCGATGCAGACGCCGTGCGTGGCGCTGTTCGGCCCCTCCGGCGACATCGAGTGGGGGCCGTGGCAGGTGCCGCACCGCGTACTGACGACCAGCCTGCCGTGCCGCCCGTGCGGCAAGGACGGCTGTGGCGGCGGCAAGCGCAGCGAATGCCTGGAACTGATCACCGAGGCGCAGGCACTGGCCGCTTTCAACAGCCTGATGGCCGAGGTAGGCGCATGA
- a CDS encoding PTS sugar transporter subunit IIA, whose protein sequence is MVGVLIISHGELGLCLADCARHVLGRVPDNLAILGVEKQDNPDARLLDAQALIDKIDDGSGVLVLSDMLGGTPCNIASRLRKRGVVEVVAGVNLPMLVRALSYSAQPLEVVVSKAITGGLEGVYYVIPEGKE, encoded by the coding sequence ATGGTAGGTGTACTGATCATTTCGCATGGCGAGCTGGGCTTGTGCCTGGCCGACTGTGCACGGCACGTGCTGGGGCGCGTGCCGGACAATCTGGCCATCCTCGGCGTCGAGAAACAGGACAATCCCGACGCGCGGCTGCTGGACGCGCAGGCATTGATCGACAAGATCGATGACGGTAGCGGCGTGCTGGTGTTAAGCGACATGCTCGGCGGGACGCCTTGCAATATTGCCAGCCGCTTGCGCAAGCGCGGTGTGGTGGAAGTCGTTGCCGGCGTCAACCTGCCGATGCTGGTACGGGCGCTGAGCTACAGCGCGCAGCCGCTGGAGGTGGTGGTCAGCAAGGCGATTACAGGGGGACTGGAAGGCGTGTACTACGTCATTCCCGAGGGAAAAGAATGA
- a CDS encoding glycosyltransferase family 4 protein, with amino-acid sequence MTKPVLTIVHTESSLGWGGQEHRTFKEMVGLRQLGHRMILLCQPKAKFGARAREAGFEVFEVRMRNGIDLPAAWKMAAIIRRVQADVVNTHSGRDSILGGLAGLLAGRLVVRTRHLALPITSRFTYTTLPHHVVSVSEHVRRYLISEGVPESRVSTVYTGIDPQAMQLDGPSTLRAELGIADSARVIGTVAILRMKKGHRFIVEAADRILAAHPDTHFVFAGDGAQMDNLKVLIAAKGLAARIHLLGLRRDIANVLAGCDLFLLPTEQEALGTSYIEAMAMGLPVVGTNVDGVPEVVRDGDNGLLIAPGDATSLAEAVNRLLGDDALRRRMAGRSRELVSSVFHVDTMCRSMLDLYRRLLAQRGQG; translated from the coding sequence ATGACTAAGCCGGTGCTGACCATCGTGCATACCGAATCGTCGCTGGGCTGGGGCGGGCAGGAGCACCGCACCTTCAAGGAGATGGTCGGCCTGCGTCAGCTGGGCCACCGCATGATCCTGCTGTGCCAGCCCAAGGCCAAGTTCGGCGCGCGCGCGCGCGAAGCCGGTTTCGAGGTGTTCGAGGTGCGCATGCGCAACGGCATCGACCTGCCGGCGGCCTGGAAAATGGCGGCCATCATCCGTCGCGTGCAGGCCGACGTGGTCAATACCCACAGCGGCCGCGACAGCATCCTCGGCGGCCTGGCCGGACTGCTGGCCGGACGCCTGGTGGTGCGTACCCGCCATCTGGCACTGCCGATTACCTCGCGTTTCACCTACACCACGCTGCCGCATCATGTCGTCAGCGTCAGCGAGCACGTGCGCCGCTACCTGATCAGCGAAGGCGTGCCGGAATCACGCGTGTCTACCGTGTACACCGGCATTGACCCGCAGGCGATGCAGCTGGACGGCCCGTCCACGCTGCGGGCCGAGCTGGGCATTGCCGACAGCGCTCGCGTGATCGGTACCGTGGCCATCCTGCGCATGAAAAAGGGCCACCGTTTCATCGTGGAGGCCGCCGACCGCATTCTGGCGGCTCATCCAGACACCCATTTCGTATTTGCCGGCGATGGCGCGCAGATGGACAACCTCAAAGTGCTGATTGCGGCCAAAGGGTTGGCCGCACGCATTCACCTGCTCGGCCTGCGCCGCGATATTGCCAACGTGCTGGCTGGTTGCGACCTGTTTCTGCTGCCGACCGAGCAGGAGGCGCTGGGCACGTCCTACATTGAGGCGATGGCGATGGGCCTGCCGGTGGTGGGTACCAATGTCGACGGCGTGCCGGAAGTGGTACGTGATGGCGACAACGGCCTGCTGATCGCGCCGGGCGATGCCACCAGCCTGGCCGAAGCGGTCAACCGCCTGCTGGGCGACGACGCGCTACGCCGGCGCATGGCCGGGCGCAGCCGCGAGCTGGTGTCATCGGTGTTCCACGTCGACACCATGTGCCGGTCCATGCTGGACCTCTATCGTCGCCTGCTGGCACAACGGGGGCAGGGATGA
- a CDS encoding glycosyltransferase family 4 protein: MTRLVIVRQKYNPAGGAERFVSRALSALSAQGGLEVNLIARKWESLSGVRAIAANPFYLGSVWRDWGFACAARRIWQREGFELVQSHERIAGCDIYRAGDGVHRHWLQLRRRVLSRWGRIALQLNPYHHYVQWMERRMFRHPRLKTVICNSQMVKREIQHYFGLPDARFAVIYNGVDTAAFHPSLREHRAAMRAQWQIPSSAPLLLYVGSGFERKGVARALQAIVPHPEVQLLIVGKDKHAAQYQRLAATLGVTARVRFCGAQNDVKPFYGMADAFILPTLYDPFPNVCVEALACGLPVFTTQQCGAAELIRDGDNGWVADALDGATLRLQLGQWLASRAEWPRLAAAARASTAELTLEQMAGRLLACYQRLL; encoded by the coding sequence ATGACGCGGTTGGTGATCGTGCGGCAGAAATACAATCCGGCCGGCGGCGCCGAGCGCTTTGTCAGCCGCGCGCTGTCGGCGCTGTCGGCGCAGGGCGGGCTGGAAGTGAACCTGATCGCGCGCAAGTGGGAGTCGCTTTCCGGCGTGCGCGCCATTGCGGCCAACCCGTTCTATCTCGGCAGCGTCTGGCGCGACTGGGGTTTTGCCTGCGCCGCGCGCCGGATCTGGCAGCGCGAAGGCTTCGAGCTGGTGCAGTCGCACGAGCGCATCGCCGGCTGCGACATCTACCGCGCCGGTGACGGCGTGCATCGCCACTGGCTGCAACTGCGCCGCCGGGTACTGTCGCGTTGGGGCCGCATCGCGTTGCAACTGAACCCCTACCACCACTACGTACAGTGGATGGAGCGGCGCATGTTCCGACATCCACGCCTGAAAACGGTGATCTGCAACTCGCAGATGGTAAAGCGCGAGATCCAGCACTACTTTGGCTTGCCGGACGCACGTTTTGCCGTGATTTACAATGGCGTCGATACGGCGGCTTTCCATCCGTCGCTGCGCGAACACCGCGCCGCGATGCGTGCGCAGTGGCAGATTCCGTCATCCGCGCCGTTGCTGCTGTACGTCGGCTCCGGTTTCGAGCGCAAGGGCGTGGCGCGGGCATTGCAGGCCATCGTGCCGCACCCCGAGGTGCAGCTGCTGATTGTCGGCAAGGACAAGCACGCCGCGCAGTACCAAAGGTTGGCCGCAACGCTGGGGGTTACCGCACGTGTCCGCTTCTGCGGCGCGCAAAACGACGTCAAGCCGTTTTACGGCATGGCCGACGCCTTCATCCTGCCGACCCTGTACGATCCGTTTCCCAATGTCTGTGTCGAGGCGCTGGCCTGCGGTCTGCCGGTGTTCACCACGCAGCAGTGCGGTGCCGCCGAGCTGATCCGCGACGGCGACAACGGCTGGGTCGCCGACGCGCTGGACGGTGCCACCCTGCGCCTGCAGCTCGGCCAATGGCTGGCCAGCCGTGCCGAGTGGCCAAGGTTGGCCGCGGCGGCGCGGGCCAGTACCGCCGAACTCACGCTGGAGCAGATGGCTGGCCGTCTGCTGGCTTGCTACCAGCGCTTGCTGTGA
- the ptsP gene encoding phosphoenolpyruvate--protein phosphotransferase, which yields MSIVLHGVPIGGGIAIGRAHLLSQSMDDVVHYSIDDHEIAAEQQRFDQAVRATRKQLEMLWGSIPENAPAELGAFLSLHIMLLSDVTLTRDPRELIASLRCNAEWALKQQCDTLIEQFDAIEEDYLRERKHDVLQVVERVFKNLGGHTTELQLSEGLDGDAILVAHDLSPADMVYFKDSNVAAFVTDVGGATSHTAILGRSLDLPSVIALHHARELVREDELIIVDGQQGVLLINPEATVLAEYRRRQRACVEARRKLSSIRNTDAITEDGTPIELLANIELPQDAANVLQAGAVGVGLFRSEFLFLGRDNLPSEDEQFDAYRMVAELTGGAPVTVRTMDLGADKSPRWLNHQLAENPALGLTGIRLCLAEPLMFRAQLRALLRASAFGKIRILFPMINSLGELKQSLTQLEYAKAELRAEGIAFAEAVEVGAMIEIPSAALVVGSFIKHVDFLSIGTNDLIQYTLAIDRNDDTVSHLYDPIHPAVLKLISYTIKTASKAGVPVSVCGEMAGDARLTRLLLGMGLRRFSMHPANLLDVKQQVLSSHLDEVGPHVARMLRSEDPDRIADLLQQLNAGPDA from the coding sequence ATGAGCATCGTTTTGCACGGGGTACCGATCGGTGGCGGCATCGCCATCGGCCGTGCCCACTTGCTGTCGCAAAGCATGGATGACGTGGTGCATTACAGTATCGATGACCACGAAATCGCGGCAGAACAGCAGCGTTTCGACCAGGCGGTGCGGGCCACGCGCAAGCAGCTGGAAATGCTGTGGGGCAGCATCCCGGAGAACGCCCCGGCCGAGCTGGGGGCGTTCCTGTCACTGCACATCATGCTGCTGTCGGACGTGACCCTGACGCGCGACCCGCGCGAACTGATTGCCAGCCTGCGCTGCAATGCGGAGTGGGCGCTGAAACAGCAGTGCGACACCCTGATCGAGCAGTTCGACGCCATCGAGGAAGACTACCTGCGCGAACGCAAGCACGACGTGCTGCAGGTGGTGGAGCGGGTGTTCAAGAACCTCGGTGGCCACACCACCGAGCTGCAGCTGTCGGAAGGGCTGGACGGCGACGCCATCCTGGTGGCGCATGACCTGTCGCCGGCCGACATGGTCTATTTTAAGGATTCCAATGTCGCCGCCTTCGTCACCGACGTCGGCGGTGCCACCAGTCATACCGCCATTCTCGGCCGCAGCCTCGATCTGCCGTCGGTGATCGCGCTGCACCACGCGCGCGAACTGGTGCGCGAGGACGAGCTGATCATCGTCGACGGCCAGCAGGGCGTGCTGCTGATCAACCCGGAAGCGACGGTGCTGGCCGAGTACCGCCGCCGGCAGCGCGCCTGCGTCGAGGCGCGGCGCAAGCTGTCCAGCATCCGCAACACCGATGCCATCACCGAGGACGGCACCCCGATCGAGCTGCTGGCCAATATCGAGCTGCCGCAGGATGCGGCCAACGTGCTGCAAGCCGGCGCTGTCGGCGTCGGCCTATTCCGCAGCGAATTCCTGTTCCTCGGCCGCGACAACCTGCCGTCGGAGGACGAGCAGTTCGACGCCTACCGCATGGTGGCGGAGCTGACCGGCGGTGCGCCGGTGACGGTGCGCACCATGGACCTCGGTGCCGACAAGAGCCCGCGCTGGCTCAATCACCAGCTGGCGGAAAACCCGGCGCTGGGGCTGACCGGCATCCGCCTGTGCCTGGCCGAGCCGCTGATGTTCCGCGCCCAGCTGCGCGCACTGCTGCGCGCCTCGGCCTTCGGCAAGATCCGCATCCTGTTCCCGATGATCAACAGCCTGGGCGAGCTGAAGCAGTCGCTCACCCAGCTGGAGTACGCCAAGGCCGAGCTGCGCGCCGAAGGCATCGCCTTTGCCGAGGCGGTGGAAGTCGGCGCCATGATCGAGATCCCGTCGGCGGCGCTGGTGGTGGGCAGCTTCATCAAGCATGTCGACTTCCTCTCCATCGGCACCAACGACCTGATCCAGTACACGCTGGCGATCGACCGCAACGACGACACCGTCAGCCACCTGTACGATCCTATCCATCCGGCGGTGCTGAAACTGATCTCCTACACCATCAAGACCGCCAGCAAGGCCGGGGTGCCGGTATCGGTGTGCGGCGAGATGGCCGGCGACGCGCGCCTGACCCGGCTGCTACTGGGCATGGGCCTGCGCCGCTTCTCGATGCACCCGGCCAATCTGCTGGACGTGAAGCAGCAGGTACTGTCCAGCCACCTCGACGAAGTGGGGCCGCACGTCGCGCGCATGCTTCGCAGCGAAGACCCTGATAGAATCGCCGATCTTCTGCAACAACTGAATGCCGGGCCGGACGCCTGA
- a CDS encoding HPr family phosphocarrier protein, which translates to MKTQQIEIINKLGLHARASSKFTQTASRFKAEVWIARNGRRVNGKSIMGVMMLAAAKGSQIELETNGEDEDLAMAALVELINNRFDEAE; encoded by the coding sequence ATGAAAACACAGCAAATCGAGATCATCAACAAGCTGGGCCTGCACGCGCGCGCCTCCAGCAAGTTCACCCAGACCGCCAGCCGTTTCAAGGCCGAAGTCTGGATCGCGCGCAACGGCCGCCGCGTCAACGGCAAGAGCATCATGGGGGTGATGATGCTGGCGGCAGCGAAAGGCTCGCAAATCGAGCTGGAAACCAATGGCGAGGACGAGGATCTCGCCATGGCGGCCTTGGTCGAACTGATCAACAACCGCTTTGACGAGGCGGAATAA